The following proteins come from a genomic window of Chryseobacterium glaciei:
- a CDS encoding tetratricopeptide repeat protein: MKHLILLFLFILSSGHLLAQKDDAAEHCDALIKKGIDALYKKDHSASLEIFAEAKKVAEQNSLYQQQFITTNCIGLNYYQMSDYSTALDYYLEAYSIAVKYLKSDREMTVLNNIALVYLQQGKYKESEKHQKRAYDLAVANKDQIGIAIYSSSLADLYNITHQLDKALEYIKISREALKIKNNVRTDIDLDLAEAKNFVERNEFDKALNILEPLLQKLKSKEYIDHRISALLILSKVYLGKKQSDKAISYVNQAQKENLNYTNTKDIYNQFSNLYFSLGNYDKALQYKDSVIIVKDSLNAIKNQAMYQNSEIKLKLQDSQKELKSEKRLKFYVAAFCISILALLSWLFRTLYLKNRQKRTIAERNEQIITLELKNKENDNLLLEQQIKEKETEALLEKEKLKNELESRNRKLAANAIHIAQRNDKIEEYILKLKKNPEIIKNDQLSQQLDQLKLILTKEDSNDDDFLTHFEKINSKFIDNLKEKHPDLTLNDIRYISYIYMNLSTKEISSIFNITIEACRKRKERVSKKLNLANSNDLFSYLSNI; the protein is encoded by the coding sequence ATGAAGCACCTTATTTTGTTATTCTTGTTTATTTTATCATCAGGTCATCTTCTTGCCCAAAAAGATGACGCTGCAGAACATTGTGATGCTTTAATAAAAAAAGGAATTGATGCTTTATATAAAAAAGATCACTCTGCCTCTTTAGAAATTTTTGCCGAAGCCAAAAAAGTTGCCGAACAAAATAGTTTGTACCAACAGCAGTTTATTACCACAAACTGTATTGGACTTAATTATTATCAAATGTCCGATTACAGCACCGCTTTAGATTATTATTTAGAAGCGTACTCCATTGCTGTAAAATATTTGAAGAGCGACCGTGAAATGACGGTTTTAAACAACATCGCCCTCGTTTATCTTCAACAGGGAAAATATAAAGAATCCGAAAAACATCAAAAAAGAGCCTACGATCTTGCGGTTGCCAATAAAGATCAAATTGGCATTGCGATCTATTCGAGTAGTTTGGCTGATCTTTATAACATAACTCATCAACTCGATAAAGCGTTGGAATATATTAAAATCTCCAGAGAAGCTTTAAAAATAAAAAATAATGTAAGAACAGACATCGATCTTGATCTCGCAGAAGCTAAAAATTTTGTTGAAAGAAATGAATTTGACAAAGCCCTCAATATTCTGGAACCTCTTTTACAAAAATTAAAGAGCAAGGAATATATTGATCACAGAATTTCGGCATTATTAATACTTTCGAAAGTTTATTTGGGTAAAAAACAAAGTGATAAAGCCATTTCCTACGTCAATCAGGCTCAAAAAGAAAACCTGAATTATACGAATACAAAAGATATTTACAATCAGTTTTCGAACCTGTATTTCAGTTTGGGAAATTATGATAAGGCTTTACAATACAAAGATTCTGTGATTATTGTTAAAGATTCGCTTAATGCAATTAAAAATCAGGCGATGTACCAAAATAGTGAGATCAAACTAAAACTTCAGGACTCACAAAAAGAACTTAAAAGCGAAAAAAGGTTAAAATTTTACGTTGCTGCATTCTGTATTTCAATTTTAGCTTTATTGAGCTGGCTGTTCAGAACACTTTATTTAAAAAACCGACAAAAAAGAACTATTGCTGAACGAAATGAGCAGATTATTACATTAGAATTAAAAAATAAAGAAAACGATAATCTTTTACTCGAACAACAGATCAAAGAAAAGGAAACTGAAGCTCTTCTGGAAAAAGAAAAACTCAAAAATGAACTGGAAAGCAGAAACCGAAAACTAGCTGCAAATGCCATTCATATCGCTCAAAGAAATGATAAAATTGAGGAATATATTCTTAAACTGAAAAAGAATCCGGAAATCATTAAAAACGATCAGCTTTCTCAACAATTGGATCAGTTAAAATTAATTCTGACCAAAGAAGACAGTAATGATGATGATTTTTTAACCCACTTCGAAAAAATCAACAGCAAATTTATCGACAATTTAAAAGAAAAGCATCCAGATCTTACTTTGAATGATATCCGATACATCAGTTACATTTACATGAATCTTTCAACCAAAGAAATTTCATCCATTTTTAATATCACTATTGAAGCCTGCCGAAAAAGAAAAGAAAGGGTTTCTAAGAAATTGAACCTCGCCAACTCAAATGACTTATTTAGTTATTTATCAAATATTTAG
- a CDS encoding helix-turn-helix transcriptional regulator — translation MSELKDRIKILSEELFEGNLTKFGKSIETSDTSISNYINGSSFPGFQFIFKLCTKLNIDPNWLILGLGERYLSETINNVNGNDNNVGYQKIGNNNSNITQVMHSNDILHNENDALKRENELLREMLEILKNQGKK, via the coding sequence ATGAGCGAATTAAAGGATAGGATTAAAATTTTATCAGAAGAATTATTTGAAGGAAACCTAACAAAATTTGGGAAAAGTATTGAAACAAGTGATACTTCTATCTCAAATTATATAAATGGCTCTTCCTTTCCAGGCTTTCAGTTTATATTCAAATTATGCACGAAGCTTAATATCGATCCTAATTGGCTGATTTTAGGTCTTGGAGAAAGGTATTTATCCGAAACAATAAATAATGTAAATGGGAATGATAATAATGTTGGATATCAGAAAATCGGAAATAATAATTCGAACATTACTCAAGTAATGCACAGTAATGACATTCTTCATAACGAAAATGACGCTCTTAAAAGAGAAAATGAGCTACTCCGTGAAATGCTTGAAATACTAAAAAATCAAGGAAAAAAATAA
- a CDS encoding RNA-directed DNA polymerase produces the protein MKRLNNLFSQIISIENLIKADEKAQKGKIRQYGVRIHNKNKKENILKLHDLLISKNYKTSQYDIFKVFEPKERDVYRLPYYPDRICHHAIMNVLEPVFVAVFTADSYSCIKGRGIHKASSNLRKSLRNQHETTFCLKLDIKKFYPNIDHNILKILLRRKFKDFDLLWLLDEIIDSAPGLPIGNYLSQYLANFYLTYFDHWIKENLKIKYYFRYADDIVILHHDKGYLHQLLKDIERYFKFNLKLEVKNNWQVFPVAKRGIDFVGYKHYHSHVLLRKSIKKRFAKMMKKNPNKSSLASYMGWAKHCNSRNLLKKLTTDVQLQRFKH, from the coding sequence ATGAAAAGATTGAATAATTTATTCTCACAGATCATTAGTATAGAAAACTTAATAAAAGCTGACGAAAAGGCACAGAAAGGCAAGATAAGGCAATACGGTGTGCGTATTCATAACAAAAATAAAAAAGAAAATATACTGAAGCTTCACGATTTATTGATAAGTAAAAATTATAAAACTTCACAGTATGATATTTTTAAGGTTTTTGAGCCAAAAGAGCGTGATGTTTACCGTCTTCCATATTATCCGGACAGAATATGCCATCATGCAATAATGAATGTTTTAGAGCCTGTTTTTGTGGCTGTATTTACAGCAGATTCTTACAGTTGTATAAAAGGTCGTGGAATTCATAAAGCTTCATCAAATCTAAGGAAATCATTAAGAAATCAACATGAAACTACTTTCTGCTTAAAACTGGATATAAAAAAGTTTTATCCGAATATTGATCATAATATTTTGAAGATTTTATTACGTAGAAAATTTAAAGATTTTGATCTTCTATGGTTGCTTGATGAAATCATCGACAGCGCACCCGGACTTCCAATAGGAAATTATCTTAGTCAGTATTTGGCAAACTTCTACCTAACTTATTTTGATCATTGGATAAAGGAGAATTTAAAGATTAAGTATTATTTCAGATATGCTGATGATATAGTAATTCTACATCATGACAAAGGCTATTTGCATCAACTTTTAAAGGATATTGAAAGGTATTTTAAATTCAATTTAAAACTAGAAGTTAAAAATAACTGGCAGGTTTTTCCGGTTGCAAAACGAGGAATTGACTTTGTAGGATATAAGCATTACCATTCGCATGTATTATTAAGAAAATCAATAAAAAAAAGATTTGCAAAGATGATGAAGAAAAATCCGAACAAATCGTCACTAGCATCTTATATGGGCTGGGCTAAACATTGTAATTCCCGGAACTTACTAAAAAAACTAACAACAGATGTTCAACTTCAAAGATTTAAACATTAA
- a CDS encoding DNA primase, with amino-acid sequence MAYIKQEFIDKVLQDADIIEVFHTYEDPVKKRGVNYFCKSPFTDEKSASCCVNPTTQLFKDFSSGKAGNIWTYIMHKNNCSYVEAIEDLAKKQGKTIEYENPEVAEKIKLKKEKEQNLRKYLDALLVKFQNKLFKLERSHPAWLEIKRRGYSDEDVKDWGLGYAPGNYFMYDLFSEAGNVEAGKKLGLINDANADKLFNKLVYPIRDERGQLTGFASRRLDNNDDYAKWMNPSENELYDKKQTLYGLNIAKNAIVKQNRVWIVEGYNDVIAWHLCGQENTVAVSGTAFTIEQMKKLKKLTSKITLCLDGDAAGQKKVSQYVAKLLELGFAVEVCFLPNDLDPDDYSRIIPPEDVCRRLISEDINLSKSLQPYITNGFEVFLKEKNKGDELDRTNGIREIIKTISRIPDIALRNLYSERLQKEAKVKPALIKELLREQEAEQVKILNAASEKFVRPYGVTMSFEDIEPLVDKYELFIDNNQIYMQDSYSWPITFESVSNFSIEILQHMNDDKFPKKLLRVCNTDNEERIFDVPANTLNSLQRFEDALSDQGNYVFSGDTKHLRKLKTYLFDKMGVGRKVDILGWNPEGFFCWNNSVTIPGKPSIPINKDGIFHFDGHTYYVPSANEIYKTNPYRFQQQKKLVLKTVSFSIEDYLSQMYKVHREFAIPGILFAFATAHQDIIFDVAKGFPEFFLYGPASTGKDQLFSCIKRMFGFTETDLISLENGQSTGKAKLRSFAEFSNMVVHLSEYTNSNRDNVGMLKELWGKNGYKIGTMDSKVSTDMIPILCSAMITGNEYPMDVPLMSRLVFGEMKKYIFNDQEVEEYKKLAKMLTETVTSFMDKVIWQRTAFVDNFSDKFNLYKKTLSKRPAFVGAIDRIITNFAVLGATYEILRDANVFIFPFSLDDMLKAFDDLAANLRSKISSASIFIKFWQLFMVALRGNSVTQLKEGRDYKIDGDILYIQFTSVFSRIQTEWFPRFNEGCPGIRTFQDEIKNESYFIEATKKRMEIEEKEEPGTPYDQKLKKKEKSNSASVYALDLTKMPADTKDDIENAIYWQRQGRNPNGNLFDPLQPLLQNNGLKTSDHEDVINRV; translated from the coding sequence ATGGCATATATAAAACAAGAATTTATAGATAAAGTACTGCAGGATGCAGATATTATAGAAGTTTTTCACACGTACGAAGATCCGGTTAAAAAGCGTGGTGTTAATTATTTTTGTAAATCTCCATTCACAGACGAAAAATCAGCAAGCTGCTGTGTTAACCCTACAACACAATTATTCAAAGATTTTAGTTCCGGAAAAGCCGGAAATATATGGACCTACATCATGCATAAAAACAATTGTTCTTATGTAGAAGCAATTGAAGACCTAGCTAAAAAACAAGGGAAAACCATTGAGTATGAAAATCCGGAGGTTGCAGAAAAAATTAAACTTAAAAAAGAAAAAGAACAAAATCTCCGTAAATACTTAGATGCTTTACTTGTTAAATTTCAAAATAAACTTTTTAAGTTAGAAAGATCACACCCGGCATGGCTCGAAATAAAAAGACGTGGATACTCCGATGAAGATGTAAAAGACTGGGGTCTTGGTTATGCTCCGGGAAACTACTTCATGTATGATCTATTTTCTGAAGCCGGGAATGTTGAAGCCGGTAAAAAATTAGGATTAATCAACGATGCGAATGCAGATAAGCTTTTTAACAAGCTTGTTTATCCAATTCGTGATGAGCGCGGCCAACTTACAGGATTCGCCTCCAGAAGGCTTGATAATAACGATGATTATGCCAAGTGGATGAATCCATCTGAAAATGAGCTTTATGACAAAAAACAAACGCTTTACGGCCTTAATATCGCTAAAAATGCTATCGTAAAACAAAATAGAGTCTGGATTGTTGAAGGATATAACGATGTCATCGCCTGGCATCTTTGTGGCCAGGAAAATACTGTTGCAGTAAGTGGAACTGCCTTTACCATCGAACAGATGAAAAAGCTGAAGAAGCTCACTTCAAAGATCACTTTATGTTTAGACGGTGACGCTGCAGGACAAAAAAAAGTTTCTCAATATGTAGCGAAACTTTTAGAGCTCGGTTTTGCGGTTGAAGTTTGTTTTTTACCAAATGATCTGGATCCGGATGACTATAGCAGAATTATTCCTCCGGAAGATGTTTGCCGGAGATTAATATCTGAAGACATAAATCTTTCGAAGTCCCTGCAACCCTACATTACCAATGGGTTTGAAGTTTTCCTGAAGGAAAAAAATAAGGGTGATGAATTGGATCGAACAAATGGGATCCGGGAGATTATAAAAACTATCTCCAGAATTCCTGATATCGCATTGAGAAATCTTTATTCTGAGCGCCTTCAAAAAGAAGCCAAAGTAAAGCCTGCTCTTATCAAAGAACTCCTCCGTGAGCAAGAGGCTGAGCAGGTGAAAATTTTAAACGCAGCATCTGAGAAATTTGTACGGCCATACGGAGTTACCATGTCTTTTGAGGACATTGAACCGCTTGTAGATAAATACGAATTGTTCATTGACAATAATCAGATCTACATGCAGGATTCTTATTCGTGGCCAATAACATTTGAGAGCGTTTCAAACTTTAGTATTGAGATCCTGCAGCACATGAATGACGATAAGTTTCCTAAAAAACTTCTTCGTGTCTGTAATACTGATAATGAAGAGAGAATCTTTGATGTGCCAGCAAATACGCTGAACTCTCTCCAGAGATTTGAAGATGCTTTATCGGACCAGGGAAATTATGTTTTCTCTGGAGATACAAAACATTTAAGAAAACTTAAAACTTATCTATTCGATAAAATGGGAGTCGGCCGAAAGGTTGATATATTGGGTTGGAACCCCGAAGGTTTCTTTTGTTGGAATAATTCAGTTACGATTCCCGGAAAGCCGAGTATCCCAATCAACAAAGACGGAATCTTCCATTTTGACGGCCATACATACTATGTTCCGTCGGCCAATGAAATCTATAAAACGAATCCATACCGCTTTCAGCAACAGAAGAAATTAGTCCTGAAGACTGTGAGCTTTAGTATAGAAGATTACCTGTCACAAATGTATAAAGTGCACAGAGAATTTGCGATACCTGGGATTTTATTTGCGTTCGCTACAGCACATCAGGATATCATATTTGATGTTGCAAAAGGTTTTCCGGAGTTTTTCCTGTATGGTCCGGCTTCTACCGGAAAAGATCAATTATTCAGCTGTATAAAGAGAATGTTCGGATTTACTGAAACCGATCTAATTTCTCTGGAAAACGGGCAATCTACCGGTAAGGCAAAACTGAGATCCTTTGCAGAATTTTCAAACATGGTTGTGCATTTATCAGAGTACACCAATTCAAACCGGGATAATGTTGGAATGCTAAAGGAACTATGGGGTAAAAACGGTTATAAAATTGGTACCATGGACTCTAAAGTATCTACCGATATGATTCCGATTCTTTGTTCGGCTATGATCACCGGGAATGAATATCCTATGGATGTGCCGTTAATGAGCCGTTTGGTTTTTGGAGAGATGAAAAAATATATATTCAATGATCAGGAAGTTGAAGAATATAAAAAATTGGCTAAAATGCTGACAGAAACTGTTACGAGCTTCATGGATAAGGTGATATGGCAACGTACTGCGTTCGTAGACAATTTCTCTGACAAATTTAATTTATACAAGAAAACATTATCAAAGCGTCCGGCATTTGTTGGGGCTATTGACCGTATCATCACAAATTTTGCGGTTTTGGGTGCAACCTATGAGATTTTAAGAGATGCCAATGTATTTATATTCCCATTCTCATTAGATGATATGCTGAAGGCCTTTGACGACCTCGCAGCTAATTTACGGAGCAAGATTTCATCAGCGTCAATATTTATCAAGTTCTGGCAGCTGTTTATGGTGGCGCTTCGTGGCAATTCAGTAACACAGCTGAAGGAAGGTAGAGATTATAAAATTGATGGAGATATCCTATATATCCAGTTTACTTCAGTGTTTTCCAGAATTCAAACTGAGTGGTTCCCAAGATTTAATGAAGGCTGCCCTGGTATCAGAACATTCCAGGATGAAATCAAAAACGAAAGCTATTTCATTGAAGCAACTAAGAAACGTATGGAAATTGAAGAGAAGGAAGAACCTGGGACACCGTATGATCAGAAGTTAAAGAAGAAAGAGAAAAGCAATTCAGCATCGGTATATGCACTTGATCTGACTAAAATGCCAGCAGATACAAAGGACGATATCGAAAATGCAATCTATTGGCAGCGACAAGGTCGGAATCCGAACGGAAATCTGTTCGATCCCCTGCAACCCCTTTTACAAAACAATGGGTTAAAAACAAGTGATCACGAAGATGTCATAAATCGAGTTTAA
- a CDS encoding S49 family peptidase, with translation MHGLNFFNTPLAIDQSFLLSFLTEFVLGVKTNTLLSATQVESNFIKSLDTQMSMSSGSGANKYPVVFDIVGPIVKYSTYSILGTQTMQSILRSIDRNPNVSGVMFNIDSGGGQVSGTAEFADFIKNMQKPTMSFTSEMQCSAAEWIGSACDVRVASPFASHIGSIGTFMNFQDFSAMFEKWGAKIYEIYAPQSTEKNADFKELIKGNEKPYQQRLATITEEFISTIQANYGEKLTDDGHVFKGKTYNAQEALKIGLVDEILTKEQALAKF, from the coding sequence ATGCACGGACTTAATTTTTTTAATACGCCACTGGCAATAGATCAATCTTTTCTATTGTCGTTTCTAACTGAATTTGTTTTAGGTGTTAAAACAAATACTCTTCTATCTGCAACGCAGGTAGAATCTAATTTCATTAAGTCCCTGGATACTCAGATGAGTATGAGCTCCGGTTCTGGAGCAAACAAATACCCGGTGGTATTTGATATCGTCGGACCAATCGTAAAATATTCCACTTACAGCATTTTAGGAACGCAGACCATGCAAAGCATTCTCCGTTCCATTGATCGCAATCCGAATGTTTCCGGAGTGATGTTCAATATCGACTCCGGAGGCGGTCAAGTTTCCGGTACTGCAGAATTCGCAGACTTTATCAAAAACATGCAAAAACCGACAATGTCCTTCACTTCAGAAATGCAGTGCAGTGCTGCCGAATGGATAGGTTCTGCCTGTGATGTGAGAGTTGCGAGCCCTTTTGCCAGTCACATCGGAAGTATCGGAACCTTCATGAACTTTCAGGATTTCTCTGCAATGTTCGAAAAATGGGGTGCAAAAATCTACGAGATCTATGCTCCTCAATCCACTGAGAAGAATGCTGATTTCAAAGAATTAATAAAGGGTAACGAAAAGCCTTATCAGCAACGCCTTGCTACAATAACAGAAGAATTTATCTCGACCATACAAGCCAATTACGGCGAAAAATTAACTGATGACGGTCATGTTTTCAAAGGAAAGACATACAACGCACAGGAGGCTCTAAAAATTGGCTTGGTGGACGAAATTTTAACAAAAGAACAAGCATTAGCAAAATTTTAA
- a CDS encoding DUF6915 family protein: protein MAAPHIHAISSVKKYGGKMEDYIPIHAKMDCSKAYFPDNRHRVLTHNMFWVKEVMIPIFGEVITNSDGKLVSVKDICEQHILEDFRHKFIPTPQDYIENMEFLEWMQNGRTIPNSAKLLYKSNSSITYKNSIEN from the coding sequence ATGGCTGCACCTCATATTCATGCGATTTCTTCTGTTAAAAAATATGGTGGAAAAATGGAGGATTATATTCCTATCCATGCTAAAATGGACTGTAGTAAAGCATATTTCCCAGATAACAGGCATAGGGTATTGACACACAATATGTTTTGGGTAAAGGAAGTAATGATTCCTATTTTTGGAGAAGTCATAACAAACTCAGATGGGAAATTAGTAAGTGTTAAAGATATTTGTGAGCAGCATATACTCGAAGATTTTAGACATAAATTTATTCCTACTCCTCAAGATTATATTGAAAATATGGAATTTTTAGAATGGATGCAAAACGGTCGGACGATACCAAATTCAGCAAAACTGTTGTATAAAAGTAATTCTTCGATAACATATAAAAATTCAATAGAAAATTAA
- a CDS encoding DUF7681 family protein produces the protein MSNVLSIGERRMRIDFKEPEPGNVYALKAKTAEAINLLEDYKLDPRNEVDGETARLIATSQTNIEGAALWAVKAVTK, from the coding sequence ATGAGTAACGTACTATCAATCGGAGAAAGAAGAATGAGAATAGACTTTAAAGAGCCTGAACCGGGAAATGTTTATGCTTTGAAAGCAAAGACTGCAGAAGCAATCAATCTTCTGGAAGATTATAAACTCGATCCGCGCAATGAAGTCGATGGAGAAACTGCAAGGCTGATCGCTACATCTCAAACGAATATTGAAGGTGCAGCTTTATGGGCCGTTAAAGCCGTCACAAAATAA
- a CDS encoding DUF6712 family protein, whose translation MEYYITKEQLEEYLILPKTFDWELVDQELGFGKIFEIIPVEIYLQIKTSIDIKQKEIFRLLTKAAVHYSFVLSIPKIKVHINNIGISNFDDPKLKPAPWWDVRDLGLSLLKFADKLFSESLDKISEVPALKSQVPFFQKVSEYISTPSEFENIYSINYSPEVFLMLQRFLKQALMLKVYENIKPECVDQIKANPELYEFFKDAIVFYSLYYASLLPSFVFLQNAVVIQYEELPWQKSQVLSPDAKMMSGKNFLKLANESLKVISDYMKSHSSEFPCYTGPEPDRLMQARDSGIYLT comes from the coding sequence ATGGAGTATTATATTACTAAAGAACAACTTGAAGAATATCTGATTTTACCGAAAACTTTCGATTGGGAGTTAGTAGATCAGGAACTTGGTTTTGGAAAAATATTTGAAATTATTCCTGTAGAAATTTATCTGCAGATAAAAACTTCAATTGATATTAAGCAAAAAGAAATTTTCAGACTACTTACGAAAGCAGCTGTTCATTATTCTTTTGTGCTTTCAATCCCGAAAATTAAAGTTCACATCAATAATATTGGAATCAGCAACTTTGATGATCCAAAATTAAAACCGGCTCCGTGGTGGGATGTTCGTGATCTGGGACTTTCGCTACTGAAATTTGCAGATAAGCTTTTTTCTGAATCCCTGGATAAAATTTCTGAAGTGCCAGCTTTAAAATCACAAGTTCCATTTTTTCAGAAAGTATCAGAATATATTTCTACTCCTTCAGAATTTGAAAATATTTATTCAATCAATTATTCTCCGGAGGTTTTCTTAATGCTTCAGAGATTTTTAAAACAGGCTCTGATGCTCAAGGTTTACGAGAACATAAAGCCTGAGTGTGTGGATCAGATAAAAGCCAATCCTGAGTTGTACGAGTTTTTTAAGGATGCAATTGTTTTTTATTCTCTTTATTATGCAAGCCTGCTGCCTTCTTTTGTTTTCCTGCAGAATGCTGTAGTGATTCAATATGAAGAGCTGCCTTGGCAAAAGTCTCAGGTTTTATCTCCTGACGCAAAAATGATGTCCGGAAAGAATTTTTTAAAACTTGCAAATGAAAGTTTAAAAGTGATCAGCGATTACATGAAGTCACATTCTTCAGAGTTTCCATGCTACACAGGTCCGGAACCTGATCGCCTTATGCAAGCTCGCGATTCAGGAATTTATCTTACTTAA
- a CDS encoding acyltransferase family protein has product MKKIYPNLNSLRFIAALLVIVHHIELYKSLFGLNNYWNIPFFQVIGKLGVVLFFVLSGFLITSLLLHEKESKGAISIKNFYLRRVLRIWPLYYLIVFLGFFVYPYIPFFDIPDKNIFPDVLQHRFPNIFYYLSIFANVGIPIYGDIPYTSQTWSIATEEQFYLFWPFLFILFPKKSIRIMITFIIGYWIVKFFFNYTNIPVINDKAQQIIKGFIFYFNINCMALGGIFAILVYNKNLIINIIFERKVFFITVISTILLLLFGVNFGFFHYDIYALLFAIIIVNLACNDDLKSVLENKVTNYLGSISYGIYMYHFVALTIAIRASIYFKNLWIIYPITFLLTFVISHFSYKYFESFFLKLKSKFN; this is encoded by the coding sequence ATGAAAAAAATTTACCCTAATCTTAATTCCCTAAGATTTATTGCTGCATTATTAGTAATAGTCCATCATATTGAGCTTTATAAATCTCTTTTCGGTTTAAATAATTATTGGAATATTCCATTTTTTCAAGTTATAGGCAAATTAGGTGTCGTTTTATTTTTTGTTTTAAGCGGGTTTTTAATTACATCTCTGTTATTACATGAAAAAGAAAGTAAAGGTGCTATATCTATTAAAAATTTTTACTTAAGAAGGGTTTTAAGAATTTGGCCTTTGTATTATTTAATAGTTTTTTTAGGCTTTTTTGTTTACCCATATATCCCCTTCTTTGACATTCCAGATAAAAATATTTTCCCGGATGTTCTTCAGCATCGATTTCCAAATATCTTTTATTATCTATCAATTTTCGCTAATGTTGGAATTCCTATTTATGGAGATATTCCTTATACTTCGCAAACATGGTCTATCGCAACCGAAGAGCAATTTTACCTATTCTGGCCATTTCTTTTTATTCTTTTCCCTAAAAAGTCAATCAGAATTATGATTACATTTATTATAGGTTATTGGATTGTCAAATTTTTTTTTAACTACACCAATATTCCTGTTATTAATGACAAGGCTCAACAGATAATAAAAGGCTTTATTTTCTACTTTAATATTAATTGTATGGCATTGGGAGGCATATTTGCTATATTAGTTTATAATAAAAATTTAATTATCAATATTATTTTTGAAAGAAAAGTATTTTTCATTACAGTTATCTCAACAATATTACTGCTGCTTTTCGGAGTGAATTTCGGTTTCTTTCATTATGATATTTACGCATTGCTGTTTGCCATTATCATTGTTAATCTTGCTTGTAATGATGATCTTAAATCAGTTCTAGAAAATAAAGTCACAAATTATCTCGGTTCAATATCTTATGGAATCTATATGTATCATTTCGTTGCTTTGACTATAGCAATCAGAGCATCAATTTATTTTAAGAATCTATGGATCATTTATCCAATTACCTTCTTGTTGACGTTTGTTATTTCCCATTTTTCCTATAAATATTTTGAAAGTTTTTTCTTGAAGTTAAAATCAAAATTTAATTAA
- a CDS encoding M15 family metallopeptidase: MKTTAQFKTKFGTPTETGKGYLVIIDLPYPMRIAWDVETSVKKMSCHKDIAKPLKAVFNELLKVYGYSKIRELGIDLFGGCFNYRQMRGGSSYSVHAWGLAIDLDPARNQLKETARTARFARSEYKAMIDIFYKHGFVSLGREKNYDWMHFQWNEF; this comes from the coding sequence ATGAAAACTACAGCACAATTTAAAACCAAATTTGGAACGCCAACCGAAACCGGGAAAGGATATTTGGTAATAATAGATCTACCATATCCAATGCGAATTGCCTGGGATGTAGAAACAAGCGTAAAAAAAATGTCTTGTCACAAAGATATTGCTAAGCCTTTAAAAGCGGTTTTCAATGAACTTTTAAAGGTTTATGGATATTCTAAGATTAGAGAATTAGGAATTGATTTGTTTGGAGGCTGTTTCAATTATAGACAAATGAGAGGCGGATCCAGTTACTCAGTACATGCATGGGGTCTTGCTATTGATCTTGATCCGGCCAGAAACCAACTCAAAGAAACCGCGAGAACCGCAAGATTTGCAAGGTCGGAATATAAAGCAATGATTGATATTTTTTACAAACACGGCTTTGTGAGTCTTGGCAGAGAAAAAAACTACGATTGGATGCATTTCCAATGGAACGAATTTTAA
- a CDS encoding helix-turn-helix domain-containing protein translates to MENNIELEKIILYIENVRKSKKISFYKIAKETGLNRSTVQRILEFTTKPELGNFLLIAKAVGVEISYSEIK, encoded by the coding sequence ATGGAAAATAATATAGAATTAGAAAAAATAATTCTTTATATAGAGAATGTTAGGAAATCAAAAAAGATATCTTTTTATAAAATTGCTAAAGAAACTGGTTTGAATAGGTCTACAGTTCAAAGAATTTTAGAATTTACAACTAAACCGGAATTAGGTAATTTTTTACTGATAGCGAAAGCTGTCGGAGTTGAAATAAGTTATTCAGAAATTAAGTAA